The Candidatus Manganitrophus noduliformans genome window below encodes:
- a CDS encoding PAS domain-containing sensor histidine kinase, translating into MPKKDKKSAASAPARRKGNRPAVHRSGQNYRALLQNSPDVISNLDRRGTILFINRTLPEYTVENVIGTNASDYHAPEEAARFQRLLEKMFDSGEPQSVEMVAVGPTYWLTRIFPIQRGGKVESALVIATDMTAQKRTERALLESSELNRRMIEGVSAGIVQVAADGTICMANEKAQEILGLRFDALKKLYVADFDTKTVWEDGTPCESKDYPVSKCMETGRPQPGVIIGVRRPDGSTSWAIYSALPMRDPDNGKLSGAIVTFVEITERKRAEEALKNSRQQLRDLSARLQTILEEERTRISREIHDELGQQLTILKMDLSWLKKQLSRNQKPLRERTQSMVHLVDATIQTVRKISTEMRPVVLDDLGLTAAMEWQVEDFKRRTGMRCRFTARPEEITLDRDRSTTVFRIFQETLTNIVRHAGADKIDVRLEKRGDHLLLEVGDNGKGITEGQIANSKSLGLLGIRERALLWGGTVSIQGEPGKGTTLSVKIPLAPPDGRNECV; encoded by the coding sequence ATGCCTAAGAAAGACAAAAAATCGGCCGCTTCGGCGCCGGCCCGCCGAAAGGGAAACAGACCGGCCGTCCACCGGTCGGGACAGAACTATCGCGCCCTCCTTCAGAATTCTCCCGACGTCATCTCGAATCTGGATCGCCGCGGCACGATCTTGTTTATCAACCGGACATTGCCTGAATATACGGTCGAAAACGTCATCGGGACGAACGCCTCGGACTATCACGCGCCGGAGGAGGCGGCGCGGTTTCAGCGGCTATTGGAAAAAATGTTCGATTCCGGAGAGCCCCAGAGCGTGGAGATGGTTGCGGTCGGCCCCACCTATTGGCTCACCCGGATCTTCCCGATCCAGCGGGGCGGAAAAGTGGAGTCGGCCCTGGTCATCGCCACCGATATGACGGCGCAGAAGCGGACGGAACGGGCCCTTTTGGAAAGCAGCGAGCTCAACCGCCGGATGATCGAAGGGGTCTCGGCCGGGATCGTCCAGGTGGCGGCCGACGGGACGATTTGCATGGCGAATGAGAAGGCCCAGGAGATTTTGGGCCTCCGGTTTGACGCGCTGAAGAAATTATACGTCGCCGATTTCGACACCAAAACCGTTTGGGAAGACGGCACCCCGTGCGAGAGCAAGGACTACCCTGTTTCGAAATGCATGGAGACGGGGCGGCCCCAGCCGGGTGTGATCATCGGCGTCCGCCGTCCCGACGGGAGCACCTCCTGGGCGATCTACAGCGCCCTTCCGATGAGAGATCCGGACAACGGAAAACTTTCCGGCGCCATCGTCACCTTCGTCGAGATCACCGAGCGAAAGCGGGCGGAAGAGGCGCTGAAGAACTCTCGGCAGCAGCTGCGGGATCTCTCCGCGCGGCTGCAAACCATCCTGGAGGAGGAGCGGACGCGGATCTCCCGCGAGATCCACGACGAGCTGGGGCAACAGCTGACGATTCTGAAAATGGATCTCTCCTGGTTGAAGAAGCAATTGTCTCGAAATCAGAAACCGCTCCGGGAGCGGACCCAATCGATGGTCCATCTGGTCGACGCGACGATTCAAACCGTCCGAAAGATCTCGACGGAGATGCGGCCGGTGGTCCTCGATGATCTTGGGTTGACGGCGGCGATGGAATGGCAGGTCGAGGATTTCAAGCGCCGGACCGGAATGCGCTGCCGGTTCACCGCCCGGCCGGAGGAGATCACCCTCGACCGGGACCGCTCGACGACCGTTTTTCGGATCTTTCAGGAAACCCTCACGAACATCGTCCGGCACGCCGGCGCCGATAAGATCGACGTCCGGCTGGAGAAAAGGGGAGATCACCTCCTTCTGGAGGTCGGCGATAACGGAAAGGGGATCACCGAGGGGCAGATCGCCAATTCGAAATCGCTCGGACTGCTCGGCATCCGGGAGCGGGCGCTCCTCTGGGGGGGGACGGTGTCGATTCAGGGGGAGCCGGGGAAGGGGACGACCCTCTCGGTGAAGATTCCGCTTGCTCCGCCGGACGGGAGAAACGAATGCGTGTGA
- a CDS encoding phosphotransferase enzyme family protein: MRVTHSVIAAEAAAEIAAREYDLGAPLTGRLLSDTANSHYLLTAGEARYVLRIYRRGKSWVTKESDYRFELEWLAYLHEQGLPVAYPLPRRNGDLLGLLCAPEGERYYALFSFAPGRIVHSMDAGQSRLFGEGIARIHLASDRFQAKQTRFHQDTDELIDATLARIETFLEGRRPEDVAFFRALASSLKETLRGLPRSAPFYGIIGGDFHGGNHFFSSENRLTFFDFDMCGYGWRVYDLANFLRSTKLRSEIGTTWTDVLQGYEKVRPLSEAERAALPAMVKVRHLWIMGLHTTYSDQLGVGWLGDHYWERNVARLREWGEEEGGG, translated from the coding sequence ATGCGTGTGACCCATTCCGTCATCGCGGCGGAGGCGGCGGCGGAAATCGCTGCGCGGGAGTACGACCTCGGCGCTCCGCTGACCGGCCGGCTTCTGAGTGACACCGCCAATAGCCATTACCTTCTCACGGCTGGCGAGGCAAGGTATGTCCTGCGCATCTACCGCCGAGGAAAGTCGTGGGTGACGAAGGAGTCCGACTACCGTTTCGAGCTGGAGTGGCTGGCTTATCTGCACGAACAGGGCCTGCCGGTGGCCTATCCGCTTCCGCGCCGGAACGGAGATCTTCTCGGGCTTCTCTGCGCACCGGAAGGGGAGCGTTATTATGCCCTCTTCAGCTTTGCCCCCGGCCGGATTGTTCATTCGATGGATGCCGGACAAAGCCGTCTTTTCGGCGAAGGGATCGCCCGGATTCATCTTGCCTCCGACCGTTTTCAGGCCAAGCAGACCCGCTTTCATCAAGATACCGACGAGCTCATCGACGCCACGCTGGCGCGCATCGAGACCTTTCTCGAAGGCCGGCGGCCGGAGGATGTCGCCTTCTTCCGCGCGCTCGCTTCCTCTTTAAAAGAGACCCTGCGGGGTCTGCCCCGATCGGCGCCGTTCTACGGCATTATCGGAGGGGATTTTCATGGGGGGAACCACTTCTTCTCTTCGGAGAATCGGCTCACCTTTTTCGACTTTGACATGTGCGGGTACGGCTGGCGCGTTTACGACCTGGCGAACTTTCTCCGGTCGACGAAGCTTCGGTCGGAGATCGGCACGACCTGGACCGACGTTTTGCAGGGCTATGAAAAGGTCCGTCCCCTCTCGGAGGCGGAACGCGCGGCGTTGCCTGCGATGGTAAAGGTGCGGCATCTTTGGATCATGGGGTTGCATACCACTTACAGCGATCAGTTGGGAGTGGGATGGCTCGGTGATCATTATTGGGAGCGGAATGTGGCGCGGTTGCGGGAGTGGGGGGAGGAGGAGGGTGGGGGGTGA
- a CDS encoding NifU family protein → MIQVTEAARKKIDALTKDQETQKKTKIEGLRLTMKGGATKTEYSLAFVEAGKRKEDDVVSEADGLAFFMEPRDASFLEDVKIDFVTTLDQTGFKVDNPKGAMPAPSADLDNPEAKAIQHLLNTEINPSVASHGGVITLVGVKDHIAYLRLGGGCHGCGSAEVTLKQGVIVAIKKAVPEIVDVLDVTDHAGGKNPYFVAHR, encoded by the coding sequence ATGATTCAAGTGACCGAAGCGGCCAGAAAGAAGATCGACGCGCTGACAAAGGACCAGGAGACACAAAAGAAGACAAAGATTGAGGGGCTTCGCCTGACGATGAAGGGGGGGGCGACGAAGACCGAGTATAGCCTCGCTTTTGTCGAAGCGGGCAAGCGGAAGGAAGACGATGTCGTGTCGGAGGCCGACGGCCTCGCCTTTTTTATGGAGCCGCGGGACGCCTCGTTTCTGGAAGATGTGAAGATCGACTTTGTCACCACGCTCGACCAGACCGGTTTTAAGGTCGACAATCCGAAGGGGGCGATGCCGGCGCCGTCCGCCGATTTAGACAACCCGGAGGCGAAAGCGATCCAACACCTCCTGAATACCGAGATCAATCCGTCGGTCGCCAGCCACGGCGGCGTAATCACCCTGGTGGGGGTGAAAGACCATATCGCCTATCTTCGCTTGGGGGGCGGGTGTCACGGTTGCGGGAGCGCGGAGGTGACGCTCAAGCAGGGGGTGATCGTCGCCATCAAGAAGGCGGTTCCTGAAATCGTCGATGTTTTGGATGTCACCGACCATGCCGGGGGGAAGAACCCCTATTTCGTCGCGCACAGATAA
- a CDS encoding 5'-3' exonuclease, translating into MKLHLIDGTYELFRNHFGAPPKQAPDGQEIGATLGLLRSLAALLARPEVTHVACAFDHVIESFRNDLYPGYKTSAGIDPDLLAQFPLAEEAVAALGVVVWPMVEFEADDALAAAAMRWKNDPAVEQIVIGSPDKDLTQLVSGNRIVCWDRRRDMVLDAPGVVAKFGVGPSSIPDWLALVGDAADGYPGIPGWGAKSASAVLARYEHLESIPNDPSQFGLGPGRAARLAESLAAHREEALLYRKLATLRDDVPLQEKLDDLKWQGARSRLKEMCEAWGVTDLPKRISRWS; encoded by the coding sequence ATGAAACTCCACCTGATCGACGGCACCTACGAACTCTTCCGAAACCACTTCGGCGCCCCGCCGAAGCAAGCCCCCGACGGCCAAGAGATCGGCGCGACCCTCGGCCTCTTAAGAAGCCTGGCCGCATTACTGGCGAGGCCGGAGGTGACCCACGTCGCCTGCGCCTTCGATCATGTCATCGAATCGTTCCGCAACGACCTCTATCCAGGATACAAAACCTCCGCGGGGATCGATCCCGACCTTCTCGCCCAATTCCCCCTGGCCGAAGAGGCGGTCGCCGCTCTCGGCGTGGTCGTCTGGCCGATGGTGGAGTTCGAAGCCGACGATGCGTTGGCCGCCGCCGCGATGAGGTGGAAGAACGACCCCGCCGTCGAACAGATCGTCATCGGCTCGCCCGACAAAGACCTGACGCAGCTCGTCTCCGGCAATCGGATCGTCTGTTGGGACCGGCGGCGAGACATGGTATTGGATGCGCCGGGAGTGGTGGCAAAGTTCGGCGTGGGTCCGTCATCGATCCCCGACTGGCTGGCGCTGGTGGGAGATGCCGCCGACGGCTATCCCGGCATTCCGGGCTGGGGGGCCAAGTCCGCATCGGCCGTGCTGGCGCGTTACGAACACCTCGAATCGATCCCGAACGACCCGAGTCAATTCGGCCTCGGCCCCGGCCGCGCCGCGCGTCTCGCGGAGAGCCTGGCCGCCCACCGGGAGGAAGCGCTCCTCTACCGGAAGCTCGCGACGCTCCGCGACGACGTTCCGCTCCAGGAGAAGCTCGATGATTTGAAGTGGCAGGGGGCCCGGAGCCGGCTCAAAGAGATGTGTGAAGCGTGGGGTGTGACAGATCTTCCAAAGCGGATCTCCCGCTGGAGTTAG
- a CDS encoding DUF2630 family protein, giving the protein MEDGQVLKHIDELAKEEHQLYSNENLSDEEMQRLKEVTTELDQCWDLLRQRRGLRDAQANPDTAKVRSAKVVENQQG; this is encoded by the coding sequence ATGGAAGATGGACAGGTGTTAAAACACATCGATGAGCTCGCAAAAGAGGAACACCAACTCTATTCCAACGAAAACTTGAGCGACGAGGAAATGCAACGCCTCAAAGAAGTCACCACGGAGTTGGACCAATGCTGGGACCTGCTGCGGCAACGGCGCGGCCTGCGGGATGCCCAGGCCAATCCCGATACGGCGAAAGTGCGTTCCGCGAAGGTGGTTGAGAACCAACAGGGTTAA